In bacterium, one genomic interval encodes:
- a CDS encoding UvrD-helicase domain-containing protein, which produces MINKVIRASAGTGKTYRLSLEYISLLLQNREAGIHFSEILVITFTKKATAEIRERIFHHLQTVDKESADAVSLRRNLAEIAGFPLTEAHIGYLKQIHQEMLTEKSRVQISTIDAFTNQIFKTVIAPSLGLTEYTIDPQAYLEYLAELYAYILGPDHLPKIRRLLDRSAHRNIKGYEKLIKHILDRRWIFPFIGGHRLPADPDLALKSLERFQALFLSVHEQVMPLLAEKCPVGSPQPLLKKAFYDAIADSGAPDLRTWDQQLRSRIADKTFLSKQCKLFLAGEAFWNGVRILNGARHAEKKTQLVQALQTAGSHLAEHLYQTEFLQEQEELQEISRLLLTKYDEILFREKRFNYSDVLYHTYQHLRDPALSLMHGDEVSNTFYEILTTRIRFLLIDEFQDTSILQFKLFLPIIKEITSGEGVKPYGGLIVVGDEKQSIYSWRGGERDFILRMPQLIPDLQQIQLTTSYRHSPTIMRFVNSVFSDPALTEELERHQVLWPYQECRTQQTLAGSVTVLLHNEADDETAASPSAAEDFIGRLVKPLLEQRQINPGRTAVLARFNRDLEKLARCLDDHGIDYVLNSSRSIFEHRAIKPLFYLFAFFVRQDVVELAKFLRSDLVRMDGPALKQVLQCYQRHVQSPETHGSFIQALHQECSDLPGVADVVDLAEPGAAFDLFDYCLDVVTAFKVPAVFPLEADLVNINFFLELVAGFSQRQRTHPATLQGLIRFAEEHREDENFQQAALEEIDAINLLTIHKSKGLEFDSVLLYWEVQPRSYHETNALHDYLVYTDDYSTARDFALTYNLDHLLPYTSHGELTTTERIKDLTEELNAFYVAMTRAKQNLFMYCSYEKKDGLEAYLNTPVEDGEATASKMLFKTMMKKMKQEQGWMVLDDHTLQVQ; this is translated from the coding sequence ATGATTAATAAAGTCATACGCGCCAGCGCCGGTACCGGCAAAACCTACCGGCTCTCCCTGGAATACATCTCCCTGCTGTTGCAGAACCGAGAGGCGGGGATTCACTTCAGCGAAATTTTGGTCATCACCTTTACCAAAAAAGCCACGGCCGAAATCCGCGAGCGGATTTTTCACCATTTACAAACAGTGGACAAGGAGTCGGCCGACGCGGTCTCTCTGCGCCGCAATCTGGCCGAGATCGCCGGTTTCCCATTGACCGAAGCGCACATCGGTTATCTGAAGCAGATCCATCAGGAGATGCTGACGGAAAAAAGCCGCGTGCAGATCAGCACCATTGATGCCTTTACCAATCAAATCTTTAAAACCGTGATCGCTCCCTCGCTGGGACTGACTGAATACACTATCGACCCACAAGCATACCTGGAGTATCTAGCCGAGCTGTATGCCTACATTCTGGGTCCGGATCATCTGCCAAAAATCCGCCGGCTTCTGGATCGCTCAGCCCATCGCAACATCAAAGGTTATGAAAAACTGATCAAACACATTCTCGACAGACGATGGATTTTCCCCTTCATTGGGGGGCATCGTTTGCCGGCGGATCCGGACTTGGCCCTGAAATCGCTGGAGCGATTTCAGGCTCTTTTTCTCAGTGTGCATGAACAGGTGATGCCCTTGCTGGCTGAGAAATGTCCTGTAGGTTCGCCGCAACCGCTTTTGAAAAAAGCGTTTTATGATGCCATCGCCGACAGCGGGGCGCCGGATCTGCGGACCTGGGATCAGCAGCTCAGAAGCCGGATTGCGGACAAGACCTTTCTCAGCAAGCAGTGCAAGCTTTTCCTTGCCGGCGAGGCTTTCTGGAACGGTGTGCGCATTCTCAACGGCGCCCGCCATGCAGAGAAGAAAACGCAGCTGGTCCAAGCTCTGCAAACAGCCGGTTCGCATCTGGCCGAACATCTCTATCAAACAGAATTTCTCCAGGAGCAGGAGGAGTTGCAGGAGATCAGCCGTCTGCTGCTGACCAAATACGACGAAATCCTGTTCCGGGAAAAACGATTCAACTATTCCGACGTGCTCTATCACACCTATCAGCATCTGCGCGATCCGGCCCTATCGCTGATGCACGGCGACGAAGTCAGCAATACCTTTTATGAAATATTGACGACGCGCATCCGTTTTCTGCTCATCGACGAGTTTCAGGACACCAGCATTCTGCAATTCAAGCTGTTTTTGCCGATCATCAAAGAGATCACCAGCGGTGAAGGGGTCAAGCCGTATGGCGGCCTCATCGTCGTCGGCGACGAAAAGCAGTCCATCTACAGCTGGCGTGGCGGAGAACGAGATTTCATTCTGCGCATGCCGCAACTGATCCCGGATTTGCAGCAGATTCAATTGACCACCTCCTATCGCCACAGCCCGACGATCATGCGTTTCGTCAATTCCGTTTTCTCTGACCCGGCGCTGACAGAGGAGCTGGAACGACATCAAGTGCTCTGGCCGTATCAGGAATGCCGCACGCAACAGACCCTAGCAGGATCGGTCACCGTTCTATTGCACAACGAGGCGGACGATGAAACCGCCGCATCGCCATCGGCGGCTGAGGATTTTATCGGCAGGCTGGTGAAACCGCTTCTGGAACAGCGCCAGATCAATCCCGGCCGCACCGCCGTCCTGGCGCGGTTTAACCGCGACCTGGAGAAATTGGCCCGATGTCTGGACGACCATGGCATCGATTATGTGCTGAACAGCTCCCGCTCCATCTTTGAACACCGGGCCATCAAACCTTTGTTCTATCTCTTCGCTTTTTTCGTGCGCCAGGATGTGGTGGAACTGGCGAAATTTTTACGATCAGATCTGGTGCGGATGGACGGACCGGCGCTCAAACAGGTGCTGCAATGTTATCAGCGCCATGTGCAGTCGCCGGAAACTCACGGTTCTTTTATTCAAGCCCTGCACCAAGAGTGCAGCGACCTTCCCGGGGTGGCGGATGTCGTGGATTTGGCGGAACCCGGTGCGGCCTTTGACCTTTTCGACTATTGCCTGGACGTTGTGACCGCTTTTAAGGTGCCCGCCGTCTTTCCTTTGGAAGCGGACCTGGTCAATATCAATTTTTTCCTGGAGCTGGTCGCAGGTTTTTCTCAGCGCCAGCGCACCCATCCGGCCACGCTGCAGGGGTTGATCCGTTTCGCCGAGGAACACAGGGAAGATGAAAATTTCCAACAAGCCGCATTGGAGGAGATCGACGCGATCAATCTGCTGACCATCCACAAATCAAAGGGGCTGGAGTTCGATTCTGTGCTCCTGTATTGGGAGGTGCAGCCCCGTTCCTACCATGAAACGAACGCGCTGCACGATTACCTGGTGTATACGGACGATTACAGCACGGCCCGTGATTTCGCGCTGACCTACAACCTGGACCATCTCCTGCCTTATACCAGTCACGGAGAGTTGACGACCACCGAGCGCATTAAAGACCTCACCGAGGAGCTCAACGCGTTCTATGTGGCCATGACCCGGGCTAAACAGAATTTGTTCATGTACTGCAGCTATGAAAAAAAAGATGGACTGGAGGCCTATCTGAACACACCGGTCGAGGACGGTGAAGCGACGGCGTCCAAGATGCTGTTCAAGACCATGATGAAAAAAATGAAACAGGAGCAGGGCTGGATGGTCCTCGACGACCATACCCTCCAAGTGCAAAT